From one Lotus japonicus ecotype B-129 chromosome 3, LjGifu_v1.2 genomic stretch:
- the LOC130743920 gene encoding uncharacterized protein LOC130743920 has protein sequence MVYDAFDPQFRMHPIQQIEESPNKDAQEIYGFNPSPIDLFRTTHQHKDGTFVDKKLEHVDGAYVREMEDRTQRASEQNLPPPNELDVWRDVAGVKKDRIYGLGLESTVINKQYHGSCSSSTEWVRRSEFDQLRNTMEETQRMVKQMMEEMMQQPPMQTPNQEELETEESESEEDLGGFP, from the exons ATGGTTTACGATGCGTTTGATCCACAATTTAGAATGCATCCTATTCAACAAATAGAGGAGTCTCCAAATAAAGATGCTCAAGA AATTTATGGATTCAACCCTTCTCCAATAGACTTGTTTCGCACTACACATCAACACAAGGATGGCACATTTGTGGATAAGAAATTAGAGCATGTAGAT GGTGCATATGTGCGTGAAATGGAAGATAGGACGCAAAGAGCATCTGAGCAAAATCTTCCTCCGCCAAATGAGCTAGATGTGTGGCGTGACGTGGCTGGCGTTAAAAAGGATAGAATATATGGGTTGGGATTGGAGTCCACTGTTATCAATAAACAATATCATGGCTCATGTTCTTCATCAACTGAATGGGTAAGAAGATCAGAATTTGATCAATTGAGAAACACTATGGAGGAGACTCAAAGAATGGTAAAACAAATGATGGAAGAAATGATGCAACAACCACCTATGCAAActccaaatcaagaggagttaGAAACTGAGGAGTCAGAGAGTGAGGAGGATCTTGGTGGTTTTCCATGA